AGCAGCGTCAAGCTGGAAGTTGAGCGGGCCTTTCTGAACAGACAGAACGCTTCGGAGAGGATACGGGCCCAGGAAGAGAATGTTAAGGCGGCGAAAGAGAATCTCGCTATCATAGAGAAACGCTACGGCCGCGGCCTTGTTTCAGACCTTGAATTGAGGGACACCCAGCTTGCTTTTACGCAGGCGCAGGTGCAGTATTACACAGCCCTCTTTGACTGGAACATAGCCGACGCGGAACTAAAAAAAGCCACGGGGCAGTATGGAGATGAAAATGAAAAATAAAATTCTTTTGGCTTTGTCAGGCATTATGGTTTTGTCACTGATATCCTGCGGCGCAGACAAGGGAAAGTCCGGCAGCAAGGAGCAGTCCACACGGGTGAAACTGGCGGCCGCTGCCAAGGGCGGCATAGAAGAGATTTTATCCCTCACGGGTGATATACACGGCGAGAAAGAAGTGAAAGTTTTCGCGAAGGTCACCGGCAAACTCATTGACAAGAAGAAGAAGGAAGGCGACCGTCTGCGCTCAGGTGAAGTGATAGCTCTGATTGACAGAGACGAAACAGCCCTTGATTTCAGCCGCGCGGAGGTTGTCTCTCCCATCAAGGGAATACTGACAATGTTCTATCCTGATCTGGGCGACGCTGTTTTTCCGTCCCCCGGCGAACCCATTGCGGTTGTCGCCGACATGGACAGGGTCAAAATAATTGTTTATCTGAACCCTACCGACGCTGTCAAAGTGCGGGAGGGACAGAAGGTGAGGGCGTATACGGATGCTTACGAAGGCCGCCGCTTTGAAGGCGCGATTAGTCTAGTCGCTCCGGCGGCGAATCCGGCCACGAGAAAGATCAAAGCCGAAGTGACGATACCCAATAGCGACCATCTTCTGAAGCCCGGCACTTTCGCGAGGGTGGAGATAGTGATAGGCCGTCGTTCCGGTATTTTAACGCTGCCCAAAAAGGCGGTGCGTTCAGTCGAGGAAAAACAATTTGTGAGCATCGTTAAGGATGGCCGGGCGGAATCAAGGGAAGTGCTCACGGGCATCGCGGATGAGAATTTGATTGAGATCCGCGAGGGCCTGGCGGAGGGCGAATCCGTGATACTTGAAGGGAATTACGGTCTTTCCGACGGCACAAAAGTGATCGTGGTAGAATAATATGACAATACCTGAATTTTCCGTCAAAAGACGCGTCACCATAACGATGCTCATGCTGATAATAGTTTTGGGCGGTGTTGTGTCTTTTTTCAGCCTCGGCCTGGATCTGATGCCGGACATGGAATTTCCCATGATCAGCGTCGTGACAAGATATGAGGGCGTGGCGCCGGAAGATATAGAGAATCTGCTGACAAAGCCCATAGAAGAGGCCTGCGGCTCACTCAAGGGGATGAAGAATATATATTCAACCTCACTCGAGGGATCTTCGGTGGTGATGATAGAGTTTGAGTGGGGCACCAATCTTGATTTCGCGGCTCAGGACGCGCGGGAAAGCATAGACATGATGAGGATGATGATCCCCAGCGATGCCGACAGCTCAGCGGTGCTGAAATTTGATATGTCGCAGATGCCTGTTGTTTTCTTCGGAATTATCGGACTCAAAGATACGATGGAGCTGAGGGAATATATAAAAGACAGCGTGGTGCCGAAACTGGAGAGGCTTGACGGAGTGGCAAGCGCCATGGTCTTCGGCGGACGCGAGCGCGAGATCAATGTGCTCATAAACAGGTTCAAACTCAACGCTTACGGGATTTCCATGGATGAGATCGCCTCGGCCCTGGCCGCGGATAATATCAATGTTTCAGCGGGACAGGTGACGGAAAAATATACGGAATATTTTGTGAGGACCCTTGGCGAATACAAAAAGATATCCGATCTGGAAAATACCATTATAAGGAAGACAGGCGATGTGCCGATCTACCTCAAGGACATAGCCGAAGTCAGGGATTCATATAAAGAGCAGCGCGACATAACCAGGCTTAACGGTAAAGAGGCTGTTCTGATGATGATATCCAAGCAGTCCGGCGCCAACACCGTGCTGACCGTCGACCGCGTTAAAAAGGCGCTGGATGAGATGAAAGAGACAATGCCGGCAGACATAGAATTCTTCCCCGTGATGGACCAGGCGCACATAATAAAGAAAATACTGAAAAACACGCTGTTAAACGCTTTGGTGGGCGGTGTGCTGGCCGTTTTTTTCCTTTATGCTTTTCTCAGGAACTGGCGCCCCACATTCGGGATATTTTTAGCCATACCTATTTCCATAATAACGACCTTTATCGGACTTTATCTCATGGGTTACACATTCAATATTTTTACGCTCGCCGGTTTCGCTCTTGTGGTGGGAATGCTCGTTGATAACGCTGTTGTCGTCATAGAGAACATATTCAGGAAGCTTGAGGCTGGCGAAGAAAGGCCGCGGGCCGCCGCGCAGGGCGCCACGGAGGTTGGGATGGCCATCACCACATCAACCCTGACGACAATAGCGGTTTTCCTGCCGATGGTTCTATCAAAGGGCTTCGCGGGCCAGATATCAAGGCCGCTTGCGATGACGGTCTGCGCCGGGCTTTTATCGTCTCTTCTGGTCGCGCTGACGATCGTGCCGATGGTGGCCTCTGTTCTTTTCAAAAAAAGAAAAAAGATAGCACCCGCCGAACTGGAAAAAAGAAAATTCG
The Candidatus Omnitrophota bacterium genome window above contains:
- a CDS encoding efflux RND transporter periplasmic adaptor subunit, which translates into the protein MEMKMKNKILLALSGIMVLSLISCGADKGKSGSKEQSTRVKLAAAAKGGIEEILSLTGDIHGEKEVKVFAKVTGKLIDKKKKEGDRLRSGEVIALIDRDETALDFSRAEVVSPIKGILTMFYPDLGDAVFPSPGEPIAVVADMDRVKIIVYLNPTDAVKVREGQKVRAYTDAYEGRRFEGAISLVAPAANPATRKIKAEVTIPNSDHLLKPGTFARVEIVIGRRSGILTLPKKAVRSVEEKQFVSIVKDGRAESREVLTGIADENLIEIREGLAEGESVILEGNYGLSDGTKVIVVE